TAATGCGAGCAAATTCTATACAAGCGCATCTGCCAAAAGATTGGTACTGGTAATGCCAAAGATAAAGACAGGAGTCGCGTCCATGCAGCGCAGaattccgcagttctgcacagatctgcagaattccaccgatcccattggagGATCAGTGCAGACCAGGATGTGTGGTACTGTGTTGGAGCAGGCCCGTGTTCCCAACAACACAGAACAGGTATTTGATAGAGCAGCTACTGGATACGATTCTCACTCTACACACTATTGCCATCTAATCTggcggtatatatatatatatatatattactgtgaAAGCCGTACTAGGTACGATAATGTAATAAACGGTGAAAAGCTTCAGTTTTTGACTTCATATTGATACATAATAACTTTGCAATACAACAAATATTTCTTCGATGTTTGTATGATAATAGCTTGCCATTACATTTTCGCAATCTCCATGTTAGCCCGATGTCTTCCAACACCAAGACTGCACAAACCGCGATGCAGACTGCTTTCTGCAGACTGTCGTGAACGCAGCCACTATTTGAGCATGAACTGATGAGTTTGTTATGCTTAACTATTGTTTTGCACCACTTCTGCAATaaaaggttttatttatatattttgaaaagataATTTGTATGTGCAAGGtgtaaatgtacaataattACAGTCGAAAccttaagaaaactaaattgagaaataaaatattaattgcaTTAACACACATTATTTTAATCACTTATAGTACAAGAGCCAAAGACAAACTCCAAACATCCTCTTGCTTCTGCTTCAACAGTATAATTTATAAAGTACTGTAGATAATCGATTTCCCATGATATGCCCCTTAAATCATCGATCAATTACAGTTTAACAATTTATTTGAAAGTTATATTTATAACCTTAATATCATCATTAACTTAAAGGATTCAGTATGCCATATTGCAGGGCTGGGCTTGGTCCTTTCGATGTGTtgcaagaaaaaacaacaacaaaaataaatcataaaaacatataattgagcagcattaatattttatgtgTTGTTAAATGGCCTGGTGTCATTCTGAGTCACCTCAACCAGAGctttgccctggataaggatgtctgctaataaattattattattattattattattattattattaataataataataataataataaaataataatagtggaaAATACAGGGCAGGCATGGATGCTGAATGCATAGTGGCTTAGCATTTTGGAGAAAAAAGCCTTAATTCAGATTAAGGGTGAGGTTTAAGTGTTTGTTCCTTCTAAAGCacaaaatgtcatttttaaattggtAAGGTGTGTGAATTGTTATATGCATCTGTATGCATTTTGTCTATTTTACAATCCTGTTTAATGATGCCAAAGAATGGTCAGAAGTTAAGAAGGAAAGTGTTGAAAATGGCCACATCTCTGAATAGCTGGATGGCAATATGAGACAGGAGTTTAGAAACCAATATTGGTGGAATTACAAATGAAGGTTTGAAGGCCTTTCAGAATCTTTCTAGATTCACCCAATATAATTTCCTCTTCACCTAAGCAGTACAGTGTTCCACTTCTTTACACACCACCTATACCGCATGCTTTATGCAGTTACTacaagaaaaacataattatcTACTGCCCCCACCCCACCATAATTACTGATGACAGATAATCACTTTCAGTGTGAAGACATTCCATTTCCAGTGCATTTTCTAAATCGCTATGTAGTTTTGTTACATCagagaaaacaatattttaagtaTGACATGTAACTTGTTTTTCCGATCAtttcaaaatttaaaaaatggggACACTCAATTACAGGAGAAAGCAAGTTTTAGGAAGCAGCTTGATTTTAAAAGAACGTTAGACGTCTTAaagtgtgttttaatatttacCAGGAAGCTTTTTGCACATGgagcattacaaaatatattccattataattattttggaATGAAAATACCAACAAATGAGCAGAAAGTTATATGATGTATAGTATACATACAATTGTAATTCTAGTCTGTGGCTCAAAATGTTGGACTGTGCAGTCTGAAGGGACACACATTGCTGATGTCCTGGCTTCTTTGACTAATGATTTTCCAATGAGCAATTAATGCTTACCTCTGCAGCAAAATGTTCCAATTATCTAGAGATCATTCCAAAACCATTACCTCTCCAGTTCTATTTTATCAACCCCCCCGAAAACCATACTTCATAAATCTCATTCACACCTGAAgacatttagaaaaaataaatttcttATGCACCATACTTAATAATACATCAATAATAACTCTGGGTTCAAACACTTTAAATCTCCAGAAGTTCTGTTTTAGGAAAATGCTGCAATACCTAAGCCATTTTCATTTTGGGAAAATACAGTTtctgacattttaatttgactttttccATATCTTTTGAAATAGAATagattaaatatgaatgttaCACCCTTCTTTTGTagcattttttttaacttaatataacactgacagtcacaagaaacaaaaataatacagaaataaaatagagAACACATACTAAACAAACCACGTGATATCTACAGCATGAAATCATGGCCACTATGATATGCTAATGTTCAGATCATCGCCACACAGATCTTGTTTTCCATGTACAAATTCCTTACTTCTATTTTATATGGCCCAATTTGTTTAGGAAGATATACTTTATTGTTCCTGCTAATGTATATTAAGAGAATGCATTACTATGGTAAAATTTATATTTTGCCATCAAACATAAGCATAACCATATGTAAAATAGCAGCTTTTAATAAAATGACTGAAAAAAGGACAATACTCCGTCATCATTATTTAACCTAATCAATAACCTGACCCTCACAGAATAACCACTTGATCTTAACTCCCAAGCAGTAAACAATGTGATAAAACTAGTAATTATCTGGAGTAAAGAAATAAAGGACATGTATCAAAAGAAGCAAATAGATTATTGATTTTAGCCGAATATAGAACTCGCTTAAAAAATATCGTAAGTATAATGTAGGTAAAAACAGAAACTTATTCTGTGGTTCAGAAGCAATCAAATTAAATCTCGTCTCCATCTCCATGTTGGATGTGAGGGATTCATGTTTAGCATAGGGCAATACAAACATTTTGGCAACCTAGTATCTAATACTAATGTTTCGTTCTTTTAACACACGTGAGGTACACAGATGTCAGGTATACAGAACAGGTTTACATTGCATTAGGTTTACTGACAGTCAGTTTGTCTCAAGTTGTATTAAAGTTAATGTAGCCGGGCCTGCTTCTCAGAAGATACAGAGGTatctccattttccatttgcaGTGGACTTCCCTTTAGCTTTGGCATGAGTGAAATCCAAGCATCGTTCACTGTTGTGCAGTGTTTACACTTGTCTGGATATGAGAAACCTCTAAGACTGGCAGTAACAGCTGGAAAGCATCCTGAATGTAAGAAGCACTGTTGGAAGCCtggaaaacataataataataataattaaaaataaaataatttatttctgaGAACATTAAGGAAAATCTTAATTAAAACTTGTCGAAGCCTGGAATCCACCATCCCAAAGGACCATGCATGCCAGTGAGTAAAGATGAGGCAACTAGGTAATGCACACGAGTAGCAAAACAAACTGATagttacacaaataaaatagaaaatgtattgttttgcagCTTTTATGGAAACAAAACTgattacaaaaaataacataTGGGTGCCTAGTTAATATATTTCAGCTCAATATAGGACAAAACATCGGGGTGTACAGCATTGTAATTTCAGTAAACATTGGCCTACAATAACCATAGATACTGgcataaagtgtgtgtgtttatctatatagacacacacactttataattataaaaataaaaataaaacacacacacatttcacaagttatttaatattatatatacctgtattactatttttatcttatttttccTGCACTTTTTCCATGAATGATGAAGGTATatgcaaaacaattaaaatgtgctGTATAGTATACATGGATTTTCAGTAATGATTAAATAATTGTTGTGTGAACGTCATTATTCGTATCAAAATTAGATTTGTAATTTCACAGGAATACAAAACTGCTCCCTGAATATTGATTACAATTAACATAATACAGCGACGGACAGAATAATAATTCCAATTTGTTCTTCTCTTTCTTAACAAATTGATCATATTTCTGACTGTCTACACTGGGAGTATAATACAATATAGTTTTatgtaaaacatatttgtatgtgtttatgtgacAGAGTGGTAGGCTGGCAGCCTTGAGCTGTGCCATTGTTTTGGATTGGTCCATTGTAATGCATAGCGAGAACAGAAAAACGTtgttatttctgtatttgttcACTTCATTCAAACTGCTTGCTTTGCTTTTGGAGTccattaacatttaaatcaacaggttaaaatttttaaatgtgttcactTGTGTCATTCATGTCTGGTGACATACAGAACCCTTAACAGGTTTACAGCTCTATCAGATCTATCCTGTCTTAGTAGTAATTGTtttcttgtcattttaattaatttttgatCAGTATAGTaaatctaaataataataaaaaaataaatcacaccaAATCAGAACTTGGAATGAAAAGTAATAATCAAAATACACTGATCAGCaattacattatgaccacctgcctaatattgtgtaggtccccattttgccaccaaaacagccctaacccgtcgtggcatggactccactagatctctgaaggtgtgctgtggtatctggcaccaagacgttagcagcagatcctttaagtcctgtaagttgcgaggtggggcctccatggatcggacttgtttgtccagcacatcccacagatgctcgattggactgagatctggggaatttggaggccaagtcaacaccttgaactcgtgattcatcagaccaggccaccttcttccattgctccgtggtccagttctgatgctcacgtgcccattgtaggcgcttttggcagtggacaggggtcagcatgggcaccctcactggtctgcggctacgcagccccatacgcaacaaaccagcattaactttttcagcaatttgagctacagtagctcgtctgttggatcggaccacacaggccagccttcgctccccacgtgcatcaaatgagccttggccacccatgaccctgtcgccggttcaccgcatttccttccttggaccacttttgataggtactgaccactgcagactgggaacaccccacaagagctgcagttttggagatgctctgacccagtcatctagccatcacaatttggcccttgtcaaagtcgctcagatccttacgcttgcccatttttcctgcttataacacatcaactttgaggacaaaatgttcacttgctgcctaatatatcccacccactgacaggtgccatgataacgagattatcagtgttattcacttcacctgtcattggtcataatgttatggctgatcggtgtatagtaaaagaaaaggaagaaaaattcTCATAAATTCTAGGGTTGGTTATATTTACAATcttgtaataatacatttggaTTTCAAAATTAATCAAAAAAGCTTTATGAATGCATGGCTTTTAGAAGTTGTAGTGCATCTATTCAATTCTCTATAAATAAAGAGTTCCTGCTGTCCcgtagataaataaaataaagatgagGCTTCAGGATAATGAAATACTAACCTCTAAAAAGACTCCTGTTATCAGTGGATTAAGGATGTCACCCTTTTCATTcgactgcaaaacaaaacagaatgctCTCATCCATGTGATATATCACAGTCTTGATTTCAGAAATCCTGATTTTAGGTATAATGGCCCCTGatagtaattcaaaataaaaaccttaatataaaatataacaaaaaaaatcttaatcaATATCTGATTGCAGGAAAAACACTCCTAAGTGAATACACTTTATTTAAGAGAGCAAGACAGTGGTCATTGGGCAGGTAACTTATGCCACCACTTAGCTAAAGCATTACATTTTCTGCTATTTACACATCTCTATATTATAGTTGAACATTTCCATAATACAAAGGACCTTTGCACTGATCTGTCACTTTGTAGAATGTTCTGTACAAATTGAGCAAAAATGAATGAGGTCCTCTTACCCCCACTGTAGCCAAACAAGTAGTAAACTTCTTGGACAGCAACGATATCTCTTTGCATAAAATGATCGTCATTCTGAAAAAGAAACGGTCCAAGTTAACATGGTCATTCTATGGGATGGTTTTGTTTCAATGAAATAAGGAGAAGGCAGCATAGAGTAGTGtaagtaataaaaacaaaaacagcccaGTTGCATTCATATTTCTTAAACATATGCACAATTATACTTATaccaaagcaaagcaaacatgaaaacatttgCAAGCAGACTCCTAAAACAATGATCATGCCAGCAAGTCCTTCCTTTATTGTCCTCTCCTCACTTTACGGTTTTCTTTTGTTAATTAGGTAGTTAGCGGAGGCCGGGCGTCTTACTGTGAGAGAGCTTTGGCTTGTGCCAAGGCCATCACCTCCCGACTGCGACGGTGAAGGATCAGTTCGGCCACTTTGTGGAATTGTTCTATTGATCTGGCCGTCAGCTCAGCCAGGCTCCTAATTGCAGACGTGTGAATTTCCTGTAACGGACAAGCCAGGAATGGATCAGCACTGGGTACTGAAGGGCAAAGACCAAGAAAATATTcacatattaataatatgaaaaaaatatacattgctTAGAACAAACAGGCACTTGCATCATACAGAGCAGAGGTGACGACCCAGGGCTGTGAGAAATGGTACAGCAGAGGTTATAACTAAAACACCAATCACTAATTACCAGATAGTCATTTTGACCTATTAAGCTATATGACTGAGTGAATTGATGCATTAAgagaaacaaacatgaaaatggGTTTGTAGAGTCCATAGTTATGGACTACTTCTGATACAGAATACAATGGACTGTTTTGTGTTctttagagagaaaaaaagtctgCAGCTCTCAATGGCATTCTTATTCTTCTCTCATACCTCCACAGTGCACTGAGCAACCACTTCTGAACTGACACCTTCTGTCGCTTCTTTCTCATCTTGCATCTTTGATTCTTCAGCTGGAACATTTATTTGAGAGATCCAATCATCTGCATTCTTTCTGGCCTAAACAGATTGTAATTATTGCAATTTTGCAGTGCCATTTCATCCATTGCAGCAACTAAACAGTGTTTTAAGTAGCAATTCTATTCACAAGAGCATATCAACTGTAAATATAGTATGGCAATATTTTCAGATATGGTGTCCCATAACTGTGTACATAAGTGTAAGTAAACTAATAACctattaaaaaggaaaaggggGGGAAAGCTATCCTATTCATAGCATTTTAGATTTGCTTTATCCATTGTAAAATACTAATTTCCACTAGATGGCAATAAACCTACTTTAGTTCATTTTGGTTAAAACATTCACAAGCTTTGGCATCTGAAAAGACTTGTTTACAGTTTAGTcatcacatttataaataagagGGAGACCTACTGTGCCAAGCTTCTCTGCCGTTGTTGATATGTGTAGTTCTGCCAAGACATCAGTTAATTCCTTCACAAATTCAGTGCCTTCATCATCTACAaatccagtaaaaaaaaaacgttaagATATTATGatattcataataaatattgtatattttctttaaGATATGTCCTCTAGTTACAAACAGCTGTTAAACTGGATAAGAAAGTTTCTAGACACACCCAACATAGGCTGGTATGAGATACAATTAAGTGCTGTCTTGAGGTGTGACTGAAGCCAGATCATCCAGTTCAACTACACTTATGAAAAGGCGACTATTTCCATCTTCTAACCTATAGGTTCAACTGAAATCGCACCTTTTCTATCGTCCTCTTCCTCGTCATCAAACTCTACCAATGAAAACGCTTCTTTGATAAGCTCCAATTCCTCTTTCATCTTGGCTAATTCCTCACCAGACCATGTAGTGAGAATAGATTTCACCTGAAACAATGATTCGCAGAGATCCCAATGTAATACAAATCAGTGTGTGAGGTGAGAATTTACACGGCTATAGCTGTGTTTCTGTCAAACGAAATAATGCAGGGAGACAGCAATATTGAAGCTGAAGATCCATAAGAAGCCTCCTTAAACTTGAATTAAAACTGAATAACTTAAAACTGCAGCAGTTTaccatttttaatgtttttaggcTTTCGCTACAAATGTATTCTGTGGCTTTGAAATATCCTACAGGCAGTAAAGTTAAGGATTGTCAATCTGCTATATTGTTGCcttgatttttatttaacaatttcCTGTCCAGAAAACACTATAAAAAgtagaaataaaatgcaaataaaattatCATATTAATTCTGTTAATAAGACATTTCCATACACAACAGCAGTAACTGAACAGTAAATGTGTACATTTGGAAACACTGGGTTATTACACTTTTCCATTGCAGATCTTGAAATGGCAATGGTAATATTGCACTTAGGGGGGAAGGGGAAACCATTTTAAATGCTTACCTTTGCATCACTTTCCCTGGACAGCAGCTCCAGCGCCTCCAGGTGAGACAGGCCCTGGAATTCATCGAACAGTATTCCATAATGGGCCTTCCTGTCCATGTCTGCCGACACCTGTTGAGCAGTCtgcttctcttctctctctttcgctTCTCGTAAAACCTAAACAAGATTCAACAGGAGTCATTTTCACAACACACAACCTGTGCTAGGTTTCTTCTTATGACACTGTAGGTCTGTTTAAATTAGTCCAACATTATGGCTcataacaacacacaaacaagacAATAGTCCATTTACCTGGGATAAAGTCGACGTTCTAATCATCAGTCCTTTCGTTTTCTTAAACCCTGGATCACCCTCTGCTATAACATCCATAGTCTTTTTGCCTATGAACTCTAAGGCATCCAGACCACCAGTTATTACAGTCTTCCCCTAagaggttaaataaataaataaataaacacacacacacacacacacacacacacaaacataaacataaacataagaGCTGGGTTTAAGCTTCTCTTTAATTGTAACCTAAGGACAGTTATAACAGTTGAAAGAGTTTAAGTTATCCCACAGTGGACTAaaaacacactatatactgcTGTGTGCTGTCCTGTATTTAGATCTGCCCCTCTTAGTACAATGCTGATACAAGACTTTTGTCAACTTGGATGCAGTTCCAAGCATTTGTTCTTCTCAGCATCACAGGGTATTTAAAAGCCCCTTTCACACAGTAAAAAGTACAAAATCTGAGCAAAACTCTATACTTACTGTGCTCTGAACAACACTGGAGAAAGAGGAAAACATCCCCATCGCCCCTCCCATTGCAGAAGCACCGGAACTTTCTTTAGAAGTGCTGGCTTCTTCCCTGTTTAGTTCACCCACTGTAAAAGAAAGCTTACAATCAACACTGGTTGATTTTATTCTCTTCAGCCACTTACAATACTATCTACACATTTCTAGGGCGTGTGAAGGAAATATTCTTCACTTCcattaaatcaatatatttaatgtaaaaaggcTTCATATGTCAATTTAGAAATGTAtgttatcatatatatatacacattataaaaTGCACGGTCACCTTCTTGCGTTTCATCTTCTTCTTTGATTTGCGTGGAGAGATCTGTAGGGTTTGGTATCCCAAGCGATGTTTCTGCTTTTTCAATAACCTGGGAGATTCCTTGGCCTTTAGGAAGGACGGCATTAAGATAAATACAGAGCTGTCTGCAGTGAGGTCATAAAGTTACCTGGCACCTGGCAGAAGCTGTTGTCACAGAAAAGCGATTCAACTAAAAATGTCTTGCATTCGCTCCTTATACTTACTGAGGGTTTTTGTGGAGATTCAAAGGTGAACCAACTAAGGCCTGTAAAGACGACTGCGTTTTGTGTGGAGGGGCACCTGGTGATATGGCAGCCAAAGGCCCATTTTAGTGTGCCATTACAGTGACACGGACTGCAGAGGTTTAGTTTTTACTATTCGTAATGATCACCCATGCAGAATATCCTCTCTCATTAACTCACCCATATTGGCCACCGTGGCTGTGGCACTGGACAGGAGAGACTTGCCCCAGCTCCCCCAATAACCCCAGCCCCCCTGAGACACAGAGGTTGAGCTGGTATCCTGGATTTGGAATGAAGACAGAAAAATTAATACTAgtaatactatactatattccAATAAATCACCCCCCAACACTGTGGAAGTGGCTAGTTCCCTCAGAACTTGGTATAAACACAGGCCTATGGGATTAGAATCTGCATTATGTTCTGTGAAAAACGAGATTGACTTATTATTTCACCTTTTGGGCTTCCTCTGCCTGTTTCTCCACTTGCTGCTCTGTTGGATCAAGAGGAGGTTTGCTTTCGGGTCTTTTGCGGGTCACGCGAACAGGCGTCTCTTCTGCAACACCCTGCTCACATGCCTTATGGGCATCACCAGCATCAGCTGCTGGAGAGGGAGTGTGCTCTACAGAGTCCATCTCTGAGATTCCCCTCTCTACTGCAGGGTCACTGGAGCTTCCACCTTCTGACATCCTAAAACATTCCTGCAagataaaacaaaactgttcaaaTTCACAACATGTGCTTCATTTTGCCTTTTGCTGCTCTTGCCTAGAAATAGGCTGCTATCTTTCTAACTTATAATCATCACAAAATACAGATGTACATATTTCAGAAATAcaattacgttttttttttatatagagtACTTTATATAACAGGATTCCTAACTGAAGATTCTATTCAGGGGTAAGTGTGAGAAGAAATGTGATATCATGGTTAAAGCAGTGTCAGTTGCAGTAG
This is a stretch of genomic DNA from Amia ocellicauda isolate fAmiCal2 chromosome 11, fAmiCal2.hap1, whole genome shotgun sequence. It encodes these proteins:
- the fam114a2 gene encoding protein FAM114A2, which encodes MSEGGSSSDPAVERGISEMDSVEHTPSPAADAGDAHKACEQGVAEETPVRVTRKRPESKPPLDPTEQQVEKQAEEAQKDTSSTSVSQGGWGYWGSWGKSLLSSATATVANMGQGISQVIEKAETSLGIPNPTDLSTQIKEEDETQEVGELNREEASTSKESSGASAMGGAMGMFSSFSSVVQSTGKTVITGGLDALEFIGKKTMDVIAEGDPGFKKTKGLMIRTSTLSQVLREAKEREEKQTAQQVSADMDRKAHYGILFDEFQGLSHLEALELLSRESDAKVKSILTTWSGEELAKMKEELELIKEAFSLVEFDDEEEDDRKDDEGTEFVKELTDVLAELHISTTAEKLGTARKNADDWISQINVPAEESKMQDEKEATEGVSSEVVAQCTVEEIHTSAIRSLAELTARSIEQFHKVAELILHRRSREVMALAQAKALSQMTIILCKEISLLSKKFTTCLATVGSNEKGDILNPLITGVFLEASNSASYIQDAFQLLLPVLEVSHIQTSVNTAQQ